A window from Megalobrama amblycephala isolate DHTTF-2021 linkage group LG9, ASM1881202v1, whole genome shotgun sequence encodes these proteins:
- the trappc3 gene encoding trafficking protein particle complex subunit 3 → MSRQSNRATDSKKMNSELFTLTYGALVTQLCKDYENDEEVNKQLDKMGYNIGVRLIEDFLARSSVGRCHDFRETADVIAKVAFKMYLGITPSVTNWSPAGDEFSLILESNPLVDFVELPDNHSNLVYSNLLCGVLRGALEMVQMAVDVRFAQDTLRGDNVTEIRMKFIKRIEENMPAGDE, encoded by the exons ATGTCTAGGCAGTCGAACAGAGCCACGGACAGCAAGAAGATG AATTCAGAATTATTCACTCTCACTTATGGAGCCCTGGTCACTCAGCTGTGTAAAGACTATGAAAATGATGAGGAGGTCAACAAACAACTGGATAAAAT GGGATACAATATCGGAGTGCGTCTGATTGAGGACTTCTTGGCTCGGTCCAGCGTGGGGAGGTGTCATGATTTCCGAGAAACAGCCGATGTCATTGCAAAG GTAGCCTTCAAGATGTACTTGGGTATCACCCCCAGCGTGACCAACTGGAGTCCTGCTGGAGACGAGTTCTCTCTTATCCTCGAAAGCAACCCCCTGGTGGACTTTGTAGAGCTTCCCGACAACCACAGCAATCTGGTCTACTCCAACCTGCTCTGTGGAGTGCTGAGAGGAGCTCTTGAAATG GTTCAAATGGCGGTGGACGTGCGATTTGCTCAGGACACGCTAAGAGGTGACAATGTGACAGAAATTCGCATGAAGTTCATCAAAAGGATCGAGGAGAACATGCCAGCTGGGGATGAATGA